From the genome of Leptospira andrefontaineae, one region includes:
- a CDS encoding transglycosylase domain-containing protein has product MLETKVRTLTESKFECLSCGTISRLPEGVPTGTVFKLTCYRCGQKALVKYVSSPIEIIEEKPSPKEEMPAPPVGVPTYQEREKPFVRPSQKEVSKDSPIAGFLESIQSKWENWKESWSKNTSEDRPWFQKVRTETESPTAFHRPIKTLSERLLEKGRRFQFPKFRPNIWLVLIPLPLALVFLIFFWMGVIQREAEVPGLLSIFYIHQPTVIYDRDGRKVSEIFGKKTSNLEWEAYPENLKRMVLLVEDRSFFSHGGIHYSSVLRAFFVNIISLRFKQGASTITQQLARILLNDREKSLGRKLKEAQLAYALESSLDKEKILLHYMNNVYLGHGAFGFASASEFYFGKKPKDLNVSEMIVLASLASAPNRFSPLKNPDLSSGRVEAILRSLENDGALKEALRPTIQDIYQTFNTRSPGETVYGNRKDDSPYVTEHVRKFLQTMYPDTNIYESGGFSVYTTISQPVQAELQKVVKTHVENLLKSGQVRRNRLTEIGKNADVNPFRNLVAELSPALELFIDTDRFVTGGDSGLQAAVVAVDPQTGDVLLLHGGTEFKSDNQFPRATGMYRQTGSTIKPILYSEAIDSGIANPATHILDAPLIYKNSVSNWMPENIGNQYDGDITLRVALAKSKNTAAVQIAEKLGLGEISAAFERFFFPEEKVLKNRFRRDLSLALGSLELSPLEMASAYSAFANDGNIVRPHLIEKVVDRAGNVVYQRKDQDEFNLKWPQTRKAITPPTAEIMVDLLHGSANHAGVRNTGYRGEVAGKTGTTNEHRDAWFVGVRPGISMAVWLGYDSPGFGMGSSALGGTIAAPLWGTIAKLFDSAESGDKEERKKYQYSQRAVTMEICPESGKLPGPDCPKKTSELFHPSHIPAETCPLTHKSDAKQELLKNVF; this is encoded by the coding sequence ATGTTGGAAACAAAGGTCCGCACTCTTACAGAATCCAAGTTTGAATGCCTTTCTTGCGGAACCATTTCCAGGCTGCCGGAAGGAGTTCCTACAGGGACTGTTTTTAAACTCACTTGTTATCGCTGCGGCCAGAAGGCATTAGTCAAATACGTATCTTCTCCAATTGAAATTATAGAAGAAAAACCATCTCCCAAAGAGGAGATGCCGGCACCACCTGTTGGAGTTCCAACATATCAGGAAAGAGAAAAACCTTTTGTTCGTCCTTCCCAAAAAGAAGTCTCAAAGGATTCTCCGATTGCAGGCTTCTTAGAAAGTATTCAAAGCAAATGGGAAAATTGGAAAGAGTCCTGGTCCAAAAATACTTCTGAAGATCGTCCTTGGTTCCAAAAGGTGAGAACCGAAACCGAATCTCCTACGGCTTTCCATCGTCCGATCAAAACTTTGTCGGAAAGATTATTAGAAAAGGGTAGAAGGTTCCAATTTCCTAAATTTCGCCCGAATATTTGGCTAGTTCTGATCCCACTACCTTTGGCGTTAGTATTTTTGATATTTTTCTGGATGGGAGTTATCCAAAGAGAAGCAGAAGTCCCAGGTCTATTAAGTATTTTTTATATTCATCAGCCGACTGTCATTTACGATAGGGACGGAAGAAAGGTTTCCGAAATTTTCGGAAAGAAGACAAGCAATTTAGAATGGGAAGCCTATCCTGAAAATCTGAAAAGAATGGTTCTTCTTGTAGAAGACCGCAGTTTTTTCTCACATGGCGGGATTCATTATTCTTCAGTGTTACGTGCTTTTTTCGTAAATATAATCAGTCTTAGATTTAAACAGGGTGCTTCTACGATCACTCAACAGTTGGCTCGTATTCTTTTGAATGATCGTGAAAAAAGTTTAGGAAGAAAGTTAAAAGAAGCCCAACTCGCTTATGCTTTGGAATCTTCTTTGGATAAAGAAAAGATCCTATTACATTATATGAATAATGTGTATTTGGGTCATGGTGCTTTTGGATTTGCCAGCGCCTCCGAGTTCTATTTTGGGAAAAAACCGAAAGACTTAAATGTATCTGAGATGATCGTCCTTGCTTCCTTAGCATCTGCACCTAATCGGTTTTCTCCATTAAAAAATCCTGATCTATCTTCCGGCAGAGTCGAAGCTATCTTAAGGTCTTTGGAAAACGATGGTGCATTAAAAGAAGCTCTGAGACCTACGATCCAAGACATCTACCAAACATTCAATACTCGTTCTCCCGGAGAGACAGTGTATGGAAATCGTAAGGATGATTCTCCTTACGTGACTGAACATGTTAGAAAATTTCTCCAAACAATGTATCCTGATACGAATATATATGAAAGTGGAGGATTTTCAGTTTATACCACAATTTCTCAACCGGTTCAGGCCGAATTGCAGAAGGTAGTCAAAACTCATGTTGAAAATCTTTTAAAAAGCGGACAAGTTAGGCGAAATCGTCTTACTGAGATCGGTAAAAACGCTGATGTAAATCCTTTCCGTAATTTAGTAGCAGAACTTTCTCCCGCATTGGAATTATTTATAGATACGGATCGATTTGTAACTGGAGGAGATAGCGGATTGCAGGCCGCTGTCGTAGCAGTTGATCCCCAAACAGGAGATGTTCTTCTTTTGCATGGAGGAACGGAATTTAAATCGGACAACCAATTCCCAAGAGCGACTGGAATGTATAGACAAACCGGATCTACGATCAAACCGATCTTGTATTCAGAAGCGATCGATTCCGGGATTGCAAATCCTGCGACACATATCTTAGATGCACCATTAATTTATAAAAATTCAGTTTCAAATTGGATGCCTGAGAATATCGGAAACCAATACGACGGGGATATTACTCTTAGAGTTGCGCTTGCAAAATCGAAAAACACTGCAGCGGTCCAGATCGCCGAAAAACTAGGATTAGGCGAAATTTCCGCAGCATTCGAAAGATTTTTCTTTCCGGAAGAAAAAGTTTTGAAAAACAGATTTAGACGAGATCTTTCATTGGCATTAGGTTCCTTAGAACTTTCTCCTTTAGAAATGGCTTCCGCATATTCCGCTTTTGCAAACGATGGGAATATTGTCCGACCGCATCTGATCGAAAAAGTTGTAGATAGAGCGGGTAACGTAGTTTACCAAAGAAAGGACCAGGACGAATTCAATTTGAAATGGCCTCAAACTAGAAAAGCGATCACACCTCCGACTGCAGAGATCATGGTAGATCTTCTACATGGAAGCGCAAATCATGCGGGAGTCCGAAACACAGGCTATAGGGGAGAAGTCGCCGGAAAAACAGGAACCACAAACGAGCACAGAGATGCTTGGTTCGTGGGCGTAAGACCGGGAATTTCTATGGCAGTTTGGTTAGGTTATGACTCTCCGGGCTTTGGAATGGGAAGTTCTGCGTTAGGCGGAACAATTGCCGCTCCTTTATGGGGAACCATCGCTAAACTATTCGATTCTGCGGAGTCTGGAGATAAGGAAGAAAGAAAAAAATACCAATACTCTCAAAGAGCAGTGACGATGGAAATCTGCCCTGAATCCGGAAAACTTCCCGGACCGGATTGTCCTAAAAAGACTAGCGAATTATTTCATCCTTCTCATATTCCTGCGGAAACCTGTCCTCTTACCCATAAGTCGGATGCAAAACAGGAGCTTTTGAAGAATGTTTTCTAA
- a CDS encoding amidohydrolase family protein yields the protein MNFNLRTKTFHNYAMKAIIASVIIVAACFLVDCKKSAVSEEQTFAIINANIFDGENLIKDQTLVIKGDRIHSIGGDIPADAIIVDAKNGMLMPGLIDSHVHTDIDGLHDALLFGVTTELEMTGQWMFWERWQLANRNDIADMRSAGMGITPPGGHPTQYMQLSSNWFLKTFYRYPFVSTPEEAIKFVDKQVEEGSDFIKIIIEDGDTVGTPGLPVINDATLIASVKAAHRRGKMAIAHVTSLAGGRKAISAGVDGLAHMFFDKKPDKELIAKIKSSGAFIVPTLTTLSTAFGNSPRTLVSDKRVSSKLSREWLDALSKNMNVYPKGKLEDSFESVIALHKEGVDILAGSDVSEPIADLGGLAHGASLHHELQLLVAAGFKPIEALRAATSVPARRFSLNDRGKIFPGARADLLLIDGNPLLNISDTLSIRNVWRAGVQQ from the coding sequence ATGAACTTTAACTTACGAACTAAAACTTTCCATAACTATGCAATGAAAGCAATTATCGCATCGGTGATAATAGTCGCTGCCTGCTTTTTGGTTGACTGCAAAAAATCTGCCGTCTCCGAAGAGCAGACGTTCGCAATCATCAATGCGAATATTTTCGACGGAGAAAATCTGATCAAAGATCAGACTCTGGTTATCAAAGGAGATCGTATCCATTCTATAGGCGGCGATATTCCTGCAGATGCAATAATTGTAGATGCGAAAAACGGAATGTTGATGCCAGGGTTAATAGATTCTCATGTTCATACCGATATAGATGGTTTACATGATGCACTTCTATTTGGGGTGACGACTGAACTTGAAATGACAGGGCAATGGATGTTTTGGGAACGTTGGCAACTTGCAAATCGAAATGATATTGCAGACATGCGTTCTGCGGGTATGGGGATCACTCCTCCAGGCGGACATCCAACACAATATATGCAGTTGAGTAGCAACTGGTTCTTAAAAACATTTTATCGTTATCCATTTGTTTCCACTCCGGAAGAAGCAATCAAGTTTGTAGACAAACAAGTGGAAGAAGGCTCCGACTTTATTAAGATCATTATAGAAGATGGAGATACTGTCGGTACTCCTGGACTTCCCGTAATTAACGATGCCACTTTAATTGCTTCGGTTAAGGCAGCTCATCGTCGCGGTAAAATGGCAATTGCGCATGTTACTTCTCTTGCTGGAGGACGCAAAGCAATATCTGCGGGAGTAGACGGATTGGCTCATATGTTCTTTGATAAGAAACCTGACAAAGAATTAATTGCTAAGATTAAATCTTCCGGTGCTTTCATTGTGCCTACATTGACTACACTTTCTACAGCTTTCGGCAATAGCCCTCGTACATTAGTTTCGGATAAACGTGTTAGTTCCAAGTTGAGCAGAGAATGGTTAGATGCTCTTTCCAAAAATATGAACGTTTATCCGAAAGGAAAATTGGAAGATTCTTTTGAAAGTGTAATTGCTCTTCATAAAGAAGGTGTCGATATATTGGCGGGAAGTGATGTCTCCGAACCTATCGCAGATCTAGGAGGACTTGCCCACGGTGCAAGTCTTCATCATGAATTACAATTGTTAGTGGCCGCAGGATTCAAACCTATAGAAGCCTTACGTGCTGCAACTTCTGTTCCTGCGCGAAGATTTAGCTTAAATGATCGTGGTAAAATTTTTCCAGGAGCAAGAGCGGATCTATTGTTAATTGATGGAAATCCACTTCTGAATATTTCAGATACTTTATCTATTCGCAATGTTTGGCGCGCGGGAGTCCAACAGTAA
- a CDS encoding DUF4405 domain-containing protein has protein sequence MKLKKEFITPYLVFIFLIVGTTGVLMFFHLLDDYTKVVHEFLGISFVVFAIFHIRMNWSSIKNYAKKKQLLLPSITILIISIAFIIGGKMHGNLEDQILEKFVKSPVSDSFKLLSGDYQQAADILKKNNIIIDDPSKSLEEICVQNNKSPEEIVELILK, from the coding sequence ATGAAACTCAAAAAAGAATTCATTACACCTTATTTAGTTTTTATCTTCCTTATCGTCGGGACCACCGGTGTCTTGATGTTCTTCCATCTATTGGATGATTATACTAAAGTTGTTCATGAGTTTTTAGGCATAAGTTTTGTTGTGTTTGCGATTTTCCATATTCGAATGAATTGGAGCAGCATCAAAAATTACGCAAAGAAGAAACAACTTCTTCTTCCGAGTATAACAATTCTTATTATTTCAATCGCATTTATCATTGGCGGGAAAATGCACGGGAATCTGGAAGACCAGATTTTGGAAAAATTCGTTAAGTCTCCTGTTTCCGACTCTTTCAAACTTTTGAGTGGGGACTATCAACAAGCAGCAGATATTTTAAAAAAGAATAATATCATTATAGATGACCCTTCAAAGTCTTTGGAAGAGATCTGCGTTCAAAATAATAAATCTCCGGAAGAAATTGTAGAATTGATCTTGAAGTGA
- a CDS encoding transketolase, producing the protein MEDTKEIKIFANNIRKNVIKMVTAAKSGHPGGPLGLADIYAVLYKKVLNHKPTDPDWEDRDRLILSNGHVCAVRYAAMAQAGFFPESELLTFRNINSKLQGHPSTRYLKGIESSSGSLGQGLSVAVGIALGARLSKKDYKVYACISDGECGEGMTWEAAQSAAHYKTDNLIAFMDKNGIQIDGFTKDVMNLEPLNKKFAAFGWNVLEADGHNVESIISAFEKAKSHKGSPTIILFETVLGKGVSFMENNPGWHGTPPNAEQEKKALEELEQVIA; encoded by the coding sequence GTGGAAGACACTAAAGAAATCAAAATATTCGCCAATAATATCCGTAAAAACGTGATCAAAATGGTCACTGCGGCAAAATCCGGTCACCCGGGAGGTCCTCTTGGACTTGCGGATATCTATGCTGTATTATATAAAAAGGTCCTAAATCATAAACCAACCGATCCGGATTGGGAAGATAGAGACAGACTTATCCTTTCCAACGGTCACGTATGCGCAGTACGTTATGCTGCTATGGCACAAGCTGGATTTTTTCCTGAGTCCGAACTTCTGACCTTTAGGAACATAAATTCTAAATTACAGGGACATCCTTCTACCCGTTATTTAAAAGGTATCGAAAGTTCTTCCGGATCCTTAGGCCAAGGTCTTTCTGTTGCAGTCGGGATCGCTTTAGGTGCAAGACTTTCTAAAAAAGACTACAAAGTATATGCATGTATCTCTGACGGAGAATGTGGAGAAGGTATGACCTGGGAAGCGGCACAATCCGCAGCTCACTATAAAACCGATAACCTAATCGCGTTTATGGATAAGAACGGGATCCAGATCGACGGATTTACCAAAGACGTGATGAATCTGGAGCCTCTAAACAAAAAGTTTGCTGCATTCGGATGGAATGTTTTAGAAGCAGATGGTCATAATGTTGAATCTATTATCTCTGCTTTCGAAAAGGCAAAATCCCATAAAGGTTCTCCTACAATTATTCTTTTCGAAACGGTACTCGGAAAAGGTGTCTCCTTCATGGAAAATAATCCAGGATGGCATGGAACTCCTCCGAATGCAGAGCAAGAAAAGAAAGCACTAGAAGAACTAGAACAAGTAATCGCTTAA